The Exiguobacterium mexicanum genome includes a window with the following:
- a CDS encoding prepilin-type N-terminal cleavage/methylation domain-containing protein yields MRQDGYTFVEMASVLVILSLLLLMTTPVVRSMDRLALFDFTEALVSDINEVGQYPYVAADESCVPRLRWYIKERRYQIACGMTPIASRVVPDGVEMSLPATSEIVFSRTAATYAGQWKFYTGPTMVTLKFRMGTYEPEVLRVEGR; encoded by the coding sequence ATGAGGCAAGACGGATATACGTTCGTCGAGATGGCATCCGTCCTCGTCATCTTGTCGCTCTTGCTGTTGATGACGACCCCGGTCGTCCGTTCGATGGATCGATTGGCCTTGTTTGATTTCACCGAGGCGCTTGTGAGCGATATCAACGAGGTTGGCCAATATCCATACGTTGCCGCCGATGAATCATGTGTGCCGCGTCTACGGTGGTACATAAAAGAACGGCGCTATCAAATCGCCTGTGGGATGACGCCGATCGCATCGCGTGTTGTACCCGATGGGGTCGAGATGAGCCTCCCGGCCACAAGTGAGATCGTCTTCTCACGTACAGCGGCGACGTATGCAGGGCAGTGGAAATTTTATACGGGACCGACGATGGTGACGTTGAAGTTTAGAATGGGGACGTATGAGCCGGAGGTGCTTCGCGTTGAAGGGCGATGA
- a CDS encoding prepilin-type N-terminal cleavage/methylation domain-containing protein, whose protein sequence is MRSNRADVRKSVMATYVSRRFERGFTLLEVSFTLLLIPLFVGLTVHLLALGQAFYEQPRDMVPTTPQLIVRKLFDSRDCVVESGRLIGTYVRPDDTTWSWTLKQINRNLVMVGDEGGNLLFLRGIETYQVEPVGEGFRIRWTDATGPREKSVMCMRADTL, encoded by the coding sequence ATGCGGTCGAACCGAGCGGACGTACGGAAATCTGTGATGGCGACCTATGTCTCCCGACGCTTTGAGCGGGGGTTCACGTTACTTGAAGTGAGCTTCACGTTGCTCTTGATCCCGCTGTTCGTTGGACTCACGGTTCACTTGTTGGCACTCGGCCAGGCGTTTTATGAGCAACCACGTGACATGGTGCCGACGACGCCCCAACTGATCGTGCGAAAACTTTTCGATAGCCGGGATTGCGTTGTCGAATCGGGACGTCTTATCGGCACATACGTGCGCCCGGACGACACAACGTGGTCGTGGACGCTCAAACAGATCAATCGTAACTTGGTCATGGTCGGAGACGAGGGAGGGAATTTACTATTTTTAAGAGGAATCGAGACGTATCAGGTCGAACCGGTAGGAGAGGGTTTTCGCATCCGGTGGACCGACGCGACCGGCCCCCGCGAGAAGAGCGTGATGTGCATGCGCGCGGATACTTTGTGA
- a CDS encoding shikimate kinase, with product MTKPFYIIGFMGTGKSSLKRYLEKSNHVVDLDELFEMDVQMDIPAYFDRYGEEAFRLQESEILRQASAAYIVTGGGIVERDENLDWMRENGVVIALDLPYEMCWDRIKDSDRPLVRHGKAAVEALYERRRPLYARADHVLDASLSTEAIAHTLYRLKEEDT from the coding sequence ATGACTAAACCGTTTTACATCATCGGGTTTATGGGTACAGGTAAATCAAGCTTAAAACGATATCTTGAAAAATCGAATCACGTCGTTGATTTGGATGAGCTGTTCGAAATGGACGTCCAAATGGACATCCCCGCATATTTTGACCGTTACGGGGAGGAAGCGTTTCGCCTGCAAGAAAGTGAGATTTTGCGACAGGCGAGCGCTGCCTATATCGTGACAGGAGGCGGAATCGTCGAACGAGACGAAAATCTCGATTGGATGCGCGAAAACGGTGTCGTCATCGCACTTGATCTACCGTATGAGATGTGTTGGGACCGAATCAAAGACTCGGACCGGCCTCTCGTGCGCCACGGCAAGGCGGCCGTCGAAGCGTTGTACGAACGTCGGCGGCCGCTCTACGCGCGTGCCGATCACGTGCTTGACGCCTCGCTCAGCACAGAAGCAATCGCGCATACCTTATATCGGTTGAAGGAGGAAGATACATGA
- the gcvT gene encoding glycine cleavage system aminomethyltransferase GcvT, translating to MEKVSLKRTPLYDLISVKAKMVDFAGFEMPIMFSSIKEEHQAVRNEVGMFDVSHMGEIRIEGPDALENVQRLVTNDVSKLQIGQAQYNLFCLPNGGVVDDLLVYRLDEDAFWLVVNASNIEKDVAHVRQYVTGDVTVTDESDAYGQIAIQGPMAEHVLARLTDLPLADIKFFRFMTGDVAGVSTIVSRSGYTGEDGFELYARAEDVAAIWSALEAENVTPCGLGARDTLRFEACLPLYGHELDETVTPFEANLNFAVKLDTDFIGKDALVKQKEDIPRRLIGLRLLGRGIARQGATVEVDGETIGVVTTGTMPPTVNESIAWARVDRRFAEETHFIVEVRGKKIEAERVPTPFYKRK from the coding sequence ATGGAGAAAGTATCGTTAAAACGTACGCCTTTATATGATTTGATTTCCGTAAAGGCGAAGATGGTGGATTTTGCGGGGTTTGAGATGCCGATCATGTTCTCGTCGATTAAAGAAGAACATCAGGCGGTGCGTAACGAGGTCGGCATGTTCGATGTGTCACACATGGGGGAGATTCGCATCGAAGGACCGGATGCGCTCGAGAACGTGCAACGTCTTGTCACGAACGATGTGTCAAAATTACAGATCGGTCAGGCGCAGTATAATCTGTTCTGTTTACCGAATGGCGGTGTCGTCGACGACCTGCTCGTCTATCGACTCGATGAAGATGCATTTTGGCTCGTCGTCAACGCCTCGAACATCGAAAAAGACGTGGCCCACGTTCGTCAGTATGTGACGGGTGACGTCACGGTGACCGATGAGTCCGACGCCTATGGTCAAATCGCGATTCAAGGACCGATGGCCGAACACGTGCTGGCCCGCTTGACGGACTTGCCGCTAGCAGACATCAAATTTTTCCGGTTCATGACCGGCGACGTGGCCGGCGTGTCGACCATCGTCTCACGCAGTGGCTATACGGGAGAGGACGGATTTGAACTCTACGCCCGGGCCGAGGACGTGGCCGCAATCTGGTCGGCGTTAGAAGCAGAAAACGTCACTCCATGCGGGCTCGGGGCCCGCGATACGCTCCGTTTCGAGGCATGCTTGCCATTATACGGGCACGAGCTCGATGAGACGGTCACGCCGTTCGAGGCGAACTTGAACTTTGCCGTCAAACTCGATACCGATTTCATCGGCAAGGATGCCCTCGTGAAGCAAAAAGAAGACATCCCGCGCCGCTTAATCGGATTACGCTTGCTCGGGCGCGGCATCGCCCGTCAAGGGGCGACGGTCGAAGTTGACGGGGAGACGATCGGTGTCGTCACGACCGGCACGATGCCGCCGACGGTGAACGAGTCGATCGCCTGGGCGCGTGTCGACCGCCGTTTCGCGGAGGAGACACACTTTATCGTTGAAGTTCGGGGGAAAAAAATAGAAGCCGAACGAGTGCCGACACCGTTCTATAAACGTAAATGA
- the gcvPA gene encoding aminomethyl-transferring glycine dehydrogenase subunit GcvPA, translating into MEFRYLPMTEQDERDMLQTIGVESIENLLEDIPASLRETASLAAIGAPLPEVDLVRHMTKLAEKNVHTKSTPSFLGAGMYDHLSPSVMNHMLLRSEFYTAYTPYQPEISQGELQAMFEFQTMICELTGMDVANSSMYDGITALAEATYLASAHTKKKRVVVSGAVHPEAKDVIRTYAGGPGLTVEYTDVDAGLTDMTDIDLTDASCLVVQYPNFYGRVEDLSALAKAAHDAGALFVVSSNPLALGILESPGALGADITVGDAQPFGIPQSFGGPSCGYFAVKKTLMRKLPGRLVGQTVDEDGKRGFVLTLQAREQHIRRDKATSNICSNQALNALAASITMSALGKYGIRDMAVRNIQTAHYMKETLKAAGYTVIDEGPMFNEFVVDFGIDAEQVSRHLLDNGIIGGLPLGTYETDRQTQMLLCATELRTKEEIDLFVEVVGGMN; encoded by the coding sequence ATGGAGTTTCGTTATTTACCGATGACAGAGCAAGATGAGCGTGACATGTTGCAAACGATCGGCGTCGAGTCGATTGAAAACCTACTCGAGGATATTCCAGCATCGCTCCGGGAGACGGCTTCTTTAGCGGCCATCGGTGCGCCGCTTCCGGAAGTTGACCTCGTTCGTCATATGACGAAGCTCGCCGAGAAGAACGTGCACACGAAATCGACTCCGAGTTTCCTCGGGGCCGGAATGTACGATCACCTTTCTCCGAGCGTCATGAACCACATGCTTCTCCGTTCCGAGTTCTATACAGCCTATACGCCGTATCAGCCGGAAATCTCGCAAGGTGAACTCCAAGCGATGTTCGAGTTCCAGACGATGATTTGCGAATTGACGGGCATGGACGTGGCCAACTCGTCGATGTACGACGGCATCACAGCCCTCGCTGAAGCAACGTATCTCGCGAGTGCCCATACGAAGAAAAAACGTGTCGTCGTCTCGGGAGCGGTCCATCCGGAAGCGAAGGACGTCATCCGGACGTATGCCGGTGGGCCAGGGCTCACGGTCGAATATACGGACGTTGACGCCGGATTGACCGACATGACAGACATCGATTTGACGGACGCCTCGTGCCTCGTCGTCCAATATCCGAACTTTTATGGACGCGTCGAGGACTTGTCAGCCCTCGCGAAAGCAGCGCACGACGCCGGCGCCTTGTTCGTCGTCTCGAGCAATCCGCTCGCGCTCGGGATTTTGGAGTCGCCGGGTGCGCTCGGGGCCGACATCACGGTCGGTGACGCCCAACCGTTCGGGATTCCGCAAAGCTTCGGCGGCCCGTCATGTGGATACTTCGCCGTCAAAAAAACACTCATGCGTAAACTTCCGGGTCGTCTCGTCGGACAGACGGTCGATGAGGATGGCAAGCGCGGCTTCGTCTTGACGCTTCAGGCCCGAGAGCAGCACATCCGTCGTGACAAGGCGACGTCGAATATTTGCTCGAACCAAGCGCTCAATGCGCTCGCGGCATCAATCACGATGTCCGCACTCGGGAAGTACGGGATTCGTGACATGGCCGTCCGTAACATTCAAACGGCCCATTACATGAAAGAAACGCTCAAAGCGGCCGGCTATACGGTTATCGATGAGGGACCGATGTTCAACGAGTTCGTTGTCGACTTCGGAATCGATGCGGAGCAAGTATCGCGTCATCTGCTCGACAATGGTATCATCGGCGGTTTGCCGCTCGGGACGTATGAAACGGACCGTCAGACCCAGATGTTGCTCTGCGCGACGGAGCTTCGGACGAAAGAAGAAATCGATTTATTTGTTGAAGTGGTTGGGGGGATGAACTGA